In one window of Helianthus annuus cultivar XRQ/B chromosome 17, HanXRQr2.0-SUNRISE, whole genome shotgun sequence DNA:
- the LOC110921149 gene encoding adagio protein 3 — translation MGMHTDDDSHDLKRVKYDGDDDGDYADVDDDDSSGLRLGDFLNPMIPTSIVVSDAMEPDFPVIYVNKVFEYVTGYRADEVLGRNCRFLQYRDPRAQRRHPLVDPVCVSEIRTCLDEGIHFQGELLNFRKDGTPLVNRLRLTPIHGDDGVITHIIGIQVFTETKIDLNSVSYPVFKETASNQPTARESEYTEGPEMCGILQLSDDVMAQNILSRLTPRDVASIGSVCRRIRQLTKNEHVRKMVCQNAWGREVTCALERMTNKLGWGRLARELTTLEAVCWKKLRVGGAVEPSRCNFSACAAGNRLVLFGGEGVNMQPMDDTFVLNLDAVNPEWRQVRVKSAPPGRWGHTLTCLNGSWLVVFGGCGKQGMLNDVFVLDLDAKQPTWIEVYGGGPPPPRSWHSSCTIEGSKLVVSGGCTAAGVLLNDTFLLDLTMEKPVWREIPTSWVPPSRLGHSLSVYGRTKILMFGGLAKSGHLRLRSSEAYTIDLVDEKPQWRVLECNAFTGVGTQSAVVPPPRLDHVAMSMPCGRVIIFGGSIAGLHSPSQVFLLVPSEEKPSWRILNVPGEPPKFAWGHSTCVVGGTRVLVLGGHTGEEWVLNELHELCLASRQA, via the exons ATGGGGATGCACACAGACGACGATTCGCATGATCTCAAGCGCGTCAAATACGACGGCGACGACGACGGTGATTACGCCGATGTAGACGACGACGACAGTTCAGGTTTGAGATTAGGCGATTTTTTAAATCCAATGATTCCGACTTCAATTGTGGTTTCGGATGCTATGGAACCAGATTTTCCGGTAATTTATGTTAATAAGGTGTTCGAATACGTCACCGGTTATCGCGCCGATGAAGTCCTTGGCCGGAACTG tcgtttcttgcagtacAGAGACCCCCGAGCGCAAAGGCGGCACCCGTTGGTGGATCCTGTTTGTGTTTCAGAGATCAGAACATGTTTAGATGAAGGTATTCATTTCCAAGGGGAGCTTCTCAACTTCAGAAAAGACGGTACTCCTCTGGTTAACCGGCTAAGACTCACTCCCATACATGGTGATGATGGTGTAATTACACATATTATAGGCATTCAGGTGTTTACGGAAACGAAAATTGATCTGAATAGTGTGTCATACCCTGTTTTTAAAGAAACTGCTAGTAATCAACCAACTGCACGTGAATCGGAGTATACAGAAGGTCCGGAGATGTGTGGGATTCTTCAACTGTCTGATGATGTAATGGCTCAGAACATTTTGTCACGGTTGACTCCTAGAGATGTAGCTTCTATTGGATCTGTTTGTAGAAGAATCCGGCAGCTTACGAAGAACGAGCATGTTAGAAAAATGGTGTGTCAGAATGCTTGGGGAAGAGAAGTGACGTGCGCGTTGGAACGCATGACAAACAAGCTAGGTTGGGGTCGTCTTGCTCGTGAACTCACCACTCTTGAAGCTGTTTGTTGGAAGAAACTCAGAGTCGGTGGAGCAGTCGAGCCGTCACGTTGCAATTTCAGTGCATGTGCTGCTGGTAACCGGTTAGTATTGTTTGGTGGGGAAGGGGTTAACATGCAACCGATGGATGATACGTTTGTTCTCAATCTTGATGCTGTGAATCCAGAATGGCGGCAGGTTCGTGTGAAGTCGGCTCCACCGGGTCGGTGGGGCCACACACTCACGTGCCTCAACGGTTCTTGGTTAGTGGTGTTTGGTGGGTGTGGGAAACAAGGAATGCTGAATGATGTGTTTGTTCTTGATCTAGACGCCAAACAACCGACATGGATAGAAGTGTATGGTGGCGGTCCGCCGCCGCCAAGATCTTGGCACAGCTCGTGCACAATAGAAGGGTCAAAGCTAGTGGTTTCAGGTGGGTGCACTGCCGCAGGAGTTCTTCTCAACGACACCTTTTTACTCGATCTCACAATGGAGAAACCAGTGTGGAGAGAGATTCCAACTTCGTGGGTGCCACCGTCTCGTTTGGGACATTCGCTCTCGGTTTACGGGAGGACTAAGATTTTAATGTTTGGCGGGCTTGCTAAGAGTGGTCATTTAAGGTTAAGATCGAGTGAGGCGTACACTATCGATCTGGTGGACGAGAAACCGCAATGGCGGGTTTTGGAATGCAATGCGTTTACAGGGGTAGGGACACAGAGTGCGGTGGTTCCACCGCCACGGCTTGACCATGTGGCAATGAGTATGCCATGTGGGCGTGTTATAATATTCGGTGGTTCGATTGCTGGGCTGCACTCTCCATCTCAAGTGTTCTTGTTGGTCCCATCAGAGGAGAAACCGTCTTGGAGGATTCTAAACGTACCTGGTGAACCTCCGAAGTTTGCTTGGGGTCATAGTACTTGTGTGGTTGGGGGTACTCGGGTTCTTGTGTTGGGTGGTCACACAGGTGAAGAATGGGTTCTTAATGAGTTGCATGAACTGTGTTTGGCGAGCAGGCAGGCGTAG
- the LOC110923488 gene encoding cytochrome P450 CYP749A22: MFSMNMIPAMVASVELMLNRWKKMDSNEVEMNAEFRMLAAEVISRTAFGSNYLQGKEVFEMLKEMGTIAGRNYYNPRHLGLLGKIVKSNDDLKSDELQKRIHNVIIKTVKEREKTMGHEDADNTDFLGQLLLSKNNIINSQGYQLSTQDIIDECKTFYVSGDGTTSLLLSWAVLLLSIYTEWQERAREEVFQIFGKETQPHFEGLAKLKIIGMIIHETLRLYPPGIAIIRKNEREVKLGNLIVPANIILHVPVLALHHDYDIWGGDAHLFKPERFSQGVSNATKNNPSAYMPFGFGPRNCVGSNFATNTAKVTLAMMLQHYRFSPSPNYVHLPVHITMLVPKNGVQVMLHALK, translated from the exons ATGTTTTCAATG AACATGATCCCAGCGATGGTTGCAAGTGTGGAATTGATGTTAAATAGGTGGAAAAAGATGGACAGTAACGAGGTTGAAATGAATGCGGAGTTCAGGATGTTGGCAGCCGAAGTGATTTCAAGAACAGCGTTCGGAAGCAACTACTTACAGGGAAAGGAAGTTTTTGAAATGCTCAAGGAGATGGGCACAATCGCCGGCAGAAACTACTACAATCCTCGCCACCTCGGCCTCCTAGG CAAAATAGTAAAAAGCAACGATGATCTCAAGTCTGATGAGCTTCAAAAAAGAATTCATAATGTAATCATCAAGACTGTTAAGGAACGAGAGAAGACAATGGGACATGAAGATGCAGACAACACCGATTTTCTTGGACAACTTCTGTTGTCCAAGAACAACATTATTAATAGTCAAGGTTACCAACTTTCGACACAAGACATCATAGACGAATGTAAAACATTTTATGTCTCTGGGGATGGAACAACATCTCTTTTGCTCTCATGGGCTGTTCTCCTTCTGTCCATCTACACAGAATGGCAAGAACGAGCACGAGAAGAGGTGTTCCAGATATTTGGCAAAGAAACCCAACCGCACTTTGAAGGCTTAGCGAAACTTAAAATTATTGGCATGATCATCCACGAGACACTTCGACTGTATCCACCTGGAATCGCGATAATAAGAAAGAACGAACGAGAGGTTAAATTGGGGAATCTTATTGTTCCTGCTAATATTATTCTACATGTCCCGGTTTTAGCACTTCATCATGATTATGACATATGGGGAGGAGACGCGCATCTTTTTAAGCCAGAAAGATTTTCACAAGGGGTTAGTAACGCTACGAAGAACAACCCATCAGCATACATGCCTTTCGGCTTTGGGCCTCGGAATTGTGTAGGTTCAAACTTTGCGACGAATACAGCCAAGGTTACTCTTGCCATGATGTTGCAGCATTATCGCTTTAGTCCTTCCCCGAATTATGTGCACTTGCCTGTTCATATTACAATGCTTGTCCCAAAGAATGGTGTTCAAGTGATGCTTCATGCTCTCAAATGA